Genomic window (Paenibacillus sp. 37):
TCCATTGTTGCCAGAATCCATTCCCTGAACATGCCAGCTTATTATATGTCTAGCTTGTACGGAATATGTTTTTTCCATTCGAACGATGGAGCAATAATTACAAATAGTTCATCGGATTTACAGCGGTACCGTTATCTCTCACTTCAAAGTGCAAATGAGGTCCAGTAGAGTTCCCTGTATTTCCTGACTCAGCAATGGTATCCCCTTTGCTTACTGTGTCTCCCTTGCTGACTTTGAATCCACCTTCGCGCAAGTGACCATATAACGTCCATAGTCCACCGCCGTGGTCCACAATAACCGTATAGCCATAACCGCTATACCATTCAGCCATGATCACGATTCCGCCAGAAGCAGCGTGAACCGAAGTTCCCTGAGGAACAGCAAAATCGACACCTGCATGCATCTTACCAACTACGCCCGTAATTGGATGGGTACGGGGGCCGAATCCAGAAGAAATACGTCCTCCAGATACTGGTTTTGAGAAGATACCATTACCGGATGAATAGGTAACCTCACTGCTGCTATCCGAGCTGACTCTGGTTGGTGCCTTGGCTGCAGCTTTCGCCCGGGCAGCAGCTGCGGCTTTTGCTTTAGCCGCTGCGGCTGCCTGCTGTTCACGCAATTTATTTTTCTCTTGAAGAAGGGCCGAACGTTTGCTGGCAATCTGCATTAACACATCTTCCTGCTCTTGTGTCAGCTCTTCTGACTCTTCAATTTTAGCATCATATGAAGCGAGAAGCACTTGCTTTTCCGCTTCTTTTTCATTCAATTGGGACTTGCGCTGTTTCTTCTGTGCATACAGGCTCTTGGCTTCCGCATATTGCACATCCAATTCTGCCTTTTTGTCCACGACCAGTTGCTTGTCCGCTTTGTGCTCATCCAGCAGATGCTGATCCTGGTCCACAATCGTTTTGAGTGAATCCGCACGGGTCAGGAAGTCAGTGAAGCTAGTAGAGGACAACAATACATCCAGATAGGATACAGCACCGTCCGTATACATCAGGCGCACGCGTGACTCCAACAATTTTTCCCTTGCAACAATGCGTTCTTCTGCCGCTTGCAGATCTTTTTTCGTTGTACGGAGATCTTCCTCCGTGTTCTCGATCTGCAAGGATACACTCGCCAGTTCATCACTAACGACATTGATCTGTTCCATGACAACCTTCAGATAAGCGTTGGTTTTGTTCTTGTAATGCTGTGCTTCCTTTTTGTTGGAAGCCGCTTTTTTTTGCTCCTGCTTGGCAGAAGCCGCCTTGCTCTCCAGTTGCTGAATCTGTTGGTCAATATCGCTGATGCTACTCTTGGCATATCCGTCAGAAGGTTGAAGCGTCAAACTGGCCAATAACGTAAAGGCCAGCAGCGAAGCGGTTTTTTTCAAAATGATGATCCCCCATCCTATGATTTCACAAGAAAGCAACCTGCACAGGTGGTGAACAGCATGTTCTTTGCTTTCTTCAATCTTAAAAGACTCCGTCTTTCCTACATATCGTCAAACAGCGTCCATTAATGAACCTGCTTTACCATTCTTTTCGACATATTCTGCAATTCGACCGTTGAAAACAAAATTAAACATTGAGTGATTTCCGAATGGACAGTGTACTTCCCAAAATACCTACCAGCACACCGAGTCCAATCAACAGTGTTCCAAACAGCAACCAGATTTCGCCGAGCGGAATCAAGTTAAGCATCTGCATGAAGACATCCTGACCAATCGTCTTCATCAACTGGCTGTATCCAACGAACAGCACCCCAACCGTAATGACCGATCCAATAAATCCAATGAGTGCACCTTCAATAAAGAAAGGCCAGCGAATAAAGGTATTGGTTGCACCAACAAGCTTCATAATTCCGATCTCCCGGCGACGTGCCAGAATCGTTACGCGAATCGTATTCGAGATCAGGAACATGGACATCAGACCCAGTCCCCCGACAAAAATAAATCCGATGTTACGAACAAGTTTCGTAAATTTGAACAACACTTCCACCGTTTCCTTGCCGTAGTTCACTTTCATGATCGGCTTCTCCGGGTGTTTTTCGTTCAAAGCTTCGATTTTTTGCGCCACAAAAGTGACGGTTTCCGGTTCAATGACCTCAACTTCAATGGTCTCCGGCAGTGGGTTGTTGTCCACATCGAAACCGCTAAGCACGTTATCTGCACTCTCTCCAAGACGCTCACGGAACTCCTTGAGTCCTTCTTCCTTGGAAACAAAACGAATCTCACTTACTTCAGGCATCGCGCTGATTTCTTGCTCCAGTGTGTTACGCAGGTTCTCGTCCACATTCAGCTCGAGGAACGTGCTGATCTCCACTTGGCTATCAACCTGATTCGCCATGGAGTTCACATTGAGCACCAGTAGCATAAACACACCAAGAATCAATAGCGACACAATGATGGACATGATGGAGGCCACAGACATCCAGCCGTTGCGGAATACGTTTTTGAATCCCTCCCGCAGATGGCGCAAGAGAGTACTAAAATTCATAACCGTATTCCCCTCTCATCTGATCCCGTACAATCTGTCCACGTTCAATGGCGATTACCCGTTTACGCATCGTGTTTACGATATCTTTGTTGTGGGTCGCCATAACAATGGTTGTCCCCCGGAAATTAATCTCATCCAGCAGTTGCATAATCCCCCATGACGTCTCCGGATCGAGGTTCCCCGTAGGCTCGTCCGCGATAATAACCGACGGGTTATTGACGATAGCCCGTGCAATGGCAATACGTTGCTGTTCTCCACCCGAGAGCTGTGAAGGTTCGCGATTTGCCTTACTCCGCAGTCCCACCAAGTCGAGCACTTCCATCACCCGTTTTTTGATATGACGTTTCGGCGCTTCAATAACTTCCATCGCAAATGCCACATTCTCAAATGCTGTCATCCGTGGCAGCAGACGAAAATCTTGGAACACAACGCCGATGTTACGACGCACATAAGGAATCTTTCTTGGCTTCAACTTACCAATATTAAATCCGTTAATGGATATTTGTCCTTTTGTCGGAACTTCTTCTCTGTACATCAATTTCATAAATGTCGATTTACCTGCGCCGGACGGACCGACGATATAGACAAATTCATTGCGGTCGATCTTCACCGACACCCCTTGTAATGCGTGGGTCCCATTGGCGTAGGTCTTCCACACGTCCTGCATTTCTATCACATCATCACTTCCTGCTCGCATAGTTAGCCATTATCATTTCGACACAATCCCGGCATTTCCTTTAAAAAGACCTGAATTTCATCAGGGAAAAATCCACTTCGTTCCTGTTTCAATGGTGAAGCATGGATTCATATGAAGTTTATTGTAACAAATTTGTTACCTATTGAGTACCCGAAAGTTTTCCTGCATTGGATCATATATATAGAAAGTGTTACAAAGTCGGGAACAACTGAAGTATAAAGGAGCGTACGGTTATGAAAAAAATACATTTGACGGTCATTGTTCTATTCTCCATCCTCTTGATCGGCTCCGCGTCTTATGGATTGCTGTATATGTACGTGAATCAACCTGCCCTGCCCAAAGATGTTCATGTTGGCGGCATGCTGGTGGAGGGGAAGAATCGCAAGAACGTATTGCATGAATTGGATGAACAGATCCAAAAGCTGGAGGACTGGCCTGTCACCTTTGAAGTGACTGAACCCACCCCCCAGACGATGTCGTATACCGCAGCTCAGGTGGGGGTGAGCTACAACGTTAACAGCTTGAAAACCGCGATACAGCAGCTGGAGGAAGGTAACCTGTGGGAACGCGCTTATGCACGTTATCATTTTCCGAAAGAGTTCTCTCTCGATATGAACTACGACTCCAGACCACTCCAAGAACATCTCAGCCCTGCCTGGGAAAAAGAAACCTTCGGTACACCTGCGGACGCTGTTCGCCGCATTACCACAAGTGACAAAGTCCAGTATATCCCGGAAAAGGGCGTCCGCCGCATTGATTGGAATACACTCACAAATCTCATACAAACGAAGCTGCACAGGGATTTCAGTGTACTGAACCCGGATGAGAAACCTGCCCCATTGCTAATACATGTACCACTGTATACGCTGAAGCCTGAAGTAACCCTTGATTCGCTGCGCCAGGAAGGCATTGACCGAAAGATCATCCAGTTCTCCACGGGTCTGGGTAATAGTAGTGAAGGCCGCATACATAATGTCAGCGCAGCGGCGGAAGCGATTAACGGCATGATTTTACCACCGGATGCCACATTCGATTATGAGAAAGTCATCCGTAAGGCTGAAAAAGATTATGGGTTTCGTGAGGCCCCGGTCATTGTCAATGGAAGACTAACCCCCGGAATTGGCGGGGGAATCTGCCAGGTATCAAGTACAGTGTATAATGCAGCGCTATTGACGGGTCTTGATATTATTGAGCGTCGCAACCATTCCCTGCCGGTCAAATATTTGCCCAAAGGACTGGATGCCACCTTTGCGTCGGGAGCCATCAACTTTCGCTTCAAAAATAATACTGGAAAATCCTTACTCATTCATGCAGAGGTGAAGAATCACCAATTGATGGTGAAATTTTTCGGCACCTTCCCGGAGAACGTCAGCTATGCACTTGAATCTCGGACCATTGAAACATTAAGTGTTCCAGTAAAATATGTGTCTAGTACGGTACTGCCTGATGGTGCACAGCAGGTGCTGCAAGACGGACAGCCTGGATATATTGTGGAGACGGTAAGAACCAAGAGGCTGGACGGCAAAGTGGTCGAATCCAAAACGATTACACGGGACACGTACAAAGCTCAGAATCGCCTCATTGCCCGCTCCGGTCATAGCAGCCTACCTGACCCGCAAGGGCCTTCTGTGGTCGAGGACGGGATCAGCGATACAAAGCAGCCTTAATTTTGTTCAAAGCAACCGACAACTTACAGATCACGGAATGGTACAAACAAGGTCCTGCCGTAATTCATGGATAAGCATAAGCTGATCACACGAAAACAAAAAGACACACTTCACGTCCCTTTTGAGGATAAGCGAGAAGTGTGTCTCTACATTTTCAAGATAAGTTAATCGAGTTTTACCAATCTAAGATTAACTTTACTACCGTAACTCACGATTTACTGCATTACGGTTTAGTGACCGCCGGTGTATTCGCCTTGCTCTTCGCCTACAACCATCTTCTCTTTTCCCATGAAGAAGGAAGCGACCAACGCGAGTGCAGCCGGAATCACAGCCCAGGCAAATAACTGCACGATGGAAGAAGATAGAGCATGTGTGATGGTATCCAGCACCTGAGGCGGAATCGCCTGTCTGAGCTCTGGTGAGAGCAACGCATGTGGATCGGTCAGATCCACTCCCTGCGGCACGCCACCCGCTGAAGTACCACCTGCTTCCGCAGCTGAACCAGCGAGGGCATCATTCATTTTGCGTGTAAACACCTGGCTCTGGACGATACCAAAGATCGTAATCCCCATTGTCATACCGAGTGACCGCAAAAAGTTAAGTGTGGAGCTTGCGGCTCCGCGTCTTTGCGGTTCAAATGCATTCATGGCTGCATTGCTAAGTACGGAGAACGAAGCACCGACACCCAGACCAACCATCACCATGTAGATACGTATCGTCCAGAGGGAAGAACTCTCATCCAACGTAGTCAGCAATCCGAGTCCAATGACAAGTAAGGCCAACGTAGGAATCATGATATTGCGATATTTGATTTTGGTCATGAGCACACCGCCCAGGGACGCCGTCACAACGGACCCCAGCATCATCGGTAAAAGTACGAGACCGGAGTTGGTCGCTTTACCACCAAGTACCCCCTGTATAAAGATCGGAATGTACACGGATGCTGTAATGAACGCCGCACCACTGAACATACCAATAACGTTACTGGACCAGTAGACCCGGTTGCGGAACATGCTGAAGGAGATGATTGGTTCTTTGGCTTTGGTTTCTGCAAACAGGAAAAGCAGCGCTAATGCTACAAATCCGGCAAACAAGCCAAGAATCTGCCAGGAACCCCAGGCAAACGTTTTGCCGCCCAGTTCCAGACCAAAGATCAGGCACACAACAGCACCGATCAGCGTTACAGCACCCAGCCAGTCGATCTGTTGGGATTGATGCTGATGAGACTCTTTGTAGAAGAATGCAATAAACACAAATGCAATCAAGCCGAGTGGCAGGTTGATATAGAATACCCATTCCCATGTCGCATACTGAGTAATATAAGCACCAAGCAATGGTCCAAAGACGCTGGACAGACCAAAGACCGCTCCAAACAACCCACCCAATTTACCACGAGATTCTGGTGCAACGACATCAAACATAATCGTAAAGGCAATCGGCACCAAGGCACCCGCACCAATACCCTGAATCGCTCTGTACATCGTCAATTCCACAATAGACGTTGCCGTTCCGCACAGTGCTGAGCCGAGCATAAACACAATAATACCAAATACAAAAAACTTCTTTCGTCCATACATATCGGATAACTTACCGAAGATCGGCATCCCTGCCATCTCAGCCACCATGTACGCGGAGGTAACCCAGACGAACTTGTCGAGCCCACCCAGTTTCCCGACAATATCCCCCATAGCCGTTGCCACGATGGTATTATCCATCGAAGCCATTAGTATGCTGAGCAGTAACCCTGCCAGCACCAATCCAATACTGTTTTTACGTGCAACCATTGTACTCAATCTCTCCATTCACGCTCTATTCATATGACTGCATTAGTATATCCGAAAAGAAGTTTACGTTAATCAGTCCAAGGACCGATTGCTTTGCAGCAAAACTTCCGATTGCGGATGAATTTGCAGAGATGAACGGTATTCCACTGTACCGATCCGGCAGCCAGGACCGATTTTTATTTTATCGCCACGCACAATCTCGGCCTCCGTATTTTCTAATTCAATATCATCACCTTCGATAATCTGTGCCTTGAGAATTGACTTATTCCCCGTAAACAAGTCATTCAACCGGCCACTCTTCACCGAGATGATGGCACCGCCCATTTCCTTGACCTCTGATGGACCCATGATTTTGAGTGACATGTGTTCAGCGCTGAGCATCCCCGCTATCGTCAACCGTCCGTTCAGCTTGATATTTTCCGCCTGACAATCCCCGGACAGATGAAGTTCACCTACCACTTTTATATGCTCAGCTTTGGCATGCAGGCCAGATGCCTGGATTCCATCCTCACCATCGTTGCTGGTCTCTCGCTCTGTTAGAGTCAGGGTTCCGGTAATTTTAATATCTGTGGATTCAAGCGATCCGTATATGACCGATGTACCCGTACATTTGAAGCGATCACAAGATAGATTGTCGTTGAAGGATGCATCCCCTACGACCTTGACCTTGCCGTACACGCCCCCAGCAGAACTGCCATCACCAACGATGCTGATATCCATTTTTCTGTCCAAAGAACGCCCAGGATTGTTATTCATGTCGATCCCATCCCTTTCTCTCCATATCCAAAATTTAAATTCGCTGACTGCTGCCCACCTTGGCATCCTGATCTACCTCAAGTTCACCTGAATACTCGACCAGCCTGATGTTACAGCCGCGACCGATAAAAATGTTACTCCCCCGAACAATATCAGCTTCGGTATCTTCCAGCACAATCTCATCACCTTCAATTAAGGATGTCTTAAACGATGGAGTCCCGCCCAGGCCAATACTTTTCCAAAATCCATTCTGTTGTTCCTTGCGACGAATATCGATACGCTCTCCGCCAATCTCTTTAGCCGAAGAAGATGTGTGAAGTCGGATCTCCACCGTTCCTGCATTCAAAAAGCCACTGATCTTAATATTGCCTCGTACATTCAGGGACTCGCATTGCACATCCCCTTCAATATCAATCACACCGCCAATATCAATACGTTCCCCATCCACTCTTCCCCGTACGGTGCATTTCCCGTTCACTTCAAGCTCAGGGCTATGAAGATCTCCGTTAATTGTTGTCATACCATCCACACGAACACGCGAACTGGTCAAGGGGCCGTTCAACGTACACATGCCGTTAATCGTTGCACTCTCGGAGCTTAAAGCGCCGTGCATCTTCAATGTTCCATTCACTTCCATAGAGGTGCAGTCCAGGTTACCGTTCACCTTAGCCATGCCATCAATAGATACACGGTGAAAATTCCCGCCTGCCGTTTGACTTATGCCCGCCACATTCAGATCATTCCGCTTATTCCGCTCTTCCATAGATGATCCTCTCCTTATCCCAATTTGAGTTTTAATTCTTCCATAAATGTTCCCATCGGCTGCCTAAGAACCACTTTCACACCATTGTCAAAATAAAACTCCGTTCCTGCTGTTACCAGCATGAATGAAGGAACACCCATCTTACGAATAAGCACGAGTTCGCTGGGTTTGCCTGTAAAACGATAATAATGTTCAGACATCACATCGATCAGCAACGCACCCTCTTGCCGAGTAATATCTCCGCTCATTAACAGCTTATCAAGGACGTAGAGCATCATAATCTGCTCCAAAGCATACAACTGTTGTTCCCGACCTGCTTCTTTCAATAGATCCAGCGAGATTTGTGAAACAATGTTTCGCTCTAACAGTTGCTCTGCAGACATCTCCACTTCACCCAACGTAGGTGAGAACACGTCTGCCAGCTCATCCAGTGATAATCCGTCTTTCATATTGAGAATCTTGTCAATGCGCAGTAAAATCTGTTGTTTTGGAAAAAAGGTCTCTTGTCCGGTGTAGGACGACTTCCGAATGAACCATTCTTCCGGAATGAGATTTTTCCGCTTCCAACGGTATAACTGGCCGTATGAGATTCCTGTCAGGTCCAACAATTCTTTCTTGGAGATCAAATCTTCCGTCATATATGGTCCCCCTTTTTATTGAAATGAGTGTAACATAACATTGTTACGTTGTAAACAACGTCGTAACAATGTTGATCTTCCCTCCATTCCACTCATCTAACTTAGCCTGTTGAAACCTTACAATTTAGAGATACTCCTGCATGATTTTTTAATGTGCATCTTGTTATTGCATTGCACGAGCAATGCGTATAACCTGTTAAATATGGACACTTAAAAGCTATTAGGGAGCAATCCCGGCTCATCCTCTCAAGTCAAAAACACGTGGTTAACGAACTTATGAAAGGGGTTTCTTATACTCATGGCACTTATTAAATGTGATTTTTACTCCGATACACTTGGGCTGAGTACCAGCATGCATGTCATTCTGCCGCAACAAACCCACAATCAGATCGGTATGGAGAACGTGACAGGCAAAGGACTTCATCCAACCCTGTACCTGTTACACGGTCTATCGGATGATGATTCCATCTGGCTGCGCCGCACATCGATTGAACGTTATGTAGCGAACCTTGGAATCGCCGTTGTAATGCCGCAGGTACATCGCAGCTTCTATACGGATATGGTCGAAGGCGGACAATACTGGACGTTTATCAGCGAAGAACTGCCCTCACTTGCTCGTTCTTTCTTCCCTCTATCACCAAAGCGTGAAGATAACTTCGTTGCTGGATTATCCATGGGTGGTTATGGCGCATTCAAGCTGGCCCTTCGTAAACCGGATCAATACGCGGCAGCTGCAAGTTTGTCCGGAGCACTCGATATGTCTGCACATATGGATAGAAACGCATCCTCCGCATTACAACAGACGGAGTTACAACGGATTTTTGGACCAGAGGTGGCAGGCACTGAGAATGATCTGATTCATCTGTTAAAAGAAAATCAATCTGGCGAAAGTCCTCGACCTTTGCTCTACCAATGTTGCGGAACGGAAGATTTCCTGTATGAGGATAATCAAACTTTCCGTCAAGCCTGTGAACAAACGAACTTCGAATTAACATACGAGGAAGGGCCTGGCGAACATGAGTGGGGCTATTGGGATACCAAGATTCAGGATGTATTGAAATGGTTGCCTTTACAAAAGCGCGATTAGTAGAGAATTGCAATCGAGCTACCGCGAGTAACTAAACTGGTACTCCGATAGTAGAACAACCTACCTTCCGTTCGCGGTTGAGTTCAATATATCTAGAGCACATCGCTGTAAAACACAAAAAAGCAGGCCATGGAGAACAAAGTTCTCTGGCCTGCTTCTTTATTGTCCTGTCGTATCTGTACAAATACCTATAGTGACCGTGGTATTAACCGCGGTTCGTAATCCATTGCTCGGTAATTTCCAGTACCTTCTCACTGCGTCCAATCGCTTCAGCAACTTGACCCGAAGCTGTCCCGCCGTAAACATTACGAGCGTTCACTACTGCTTCCGGTTGCAGCACATCATAGATGCGTTCATCAAACAGTGGTGAGAACTGACGGAATTCATCAATCGTCAGATCCAGCAAATACTTGCTGTTCTGGATGCAGTACAGTACCGTTTTACCAATCACTTCATGCGCCTGACGGAAAGGCAAGCCTTCGCCCACGAGGAAGTCGGCAATATCCGTAGCGTTGGAGAAATCCTGGTTGACCGCTTGACGCATCCGATCCTTGTTCACTGTCATTGTTGCGATCATTGGAGCAAACAGTTGCAGCGCACCCTCCAGCGTCGCTACTGTGTCAAACATGCCTTCTTTGTCTTCCTGCATGTCTTTGTTGTATGCCAGTGGAAGAGATTTCAATACCGTCAGCAAACCGATCAGGTTGCCGTACACACGTCCTGTTTTACCACGAACGAGTTCAGGAACATCCGGGTTTTTCTTCTGAGGCATAATGCTGCTGCCTGTGCAGAACGCATCGTCCAGTTCAACAAACCCAAACTCCGTGCTGCTCCACAGTACCAGCTCTTCACTCAGACGGGACAAGTGAGTCATGATGAGGGAAGCGGCTGCCAGGAACTCAACGATAAAGTCACGGTCACTTACTGCGTCCAGACTGTTCTCGTACACGCCATCAAAGCCCAGTTGTTCCGCCACAAAATGACGGTCAATCGGGAATGTTGTGCCTGCAAGCGCACCTGCGCCCAGTGGCAGGATGTTAATGCGTTTGTAGCTGTCCATCAGACGCTCCGCATCCCGTTGGAACATGGAGACATACGCCATCAGGTGATGGGCGAACAGAATCGGCTGTGCCCGTTGAAGATGCGTATAACCCGGTACAATGGTATCGAGGTTATCTTTTGCTTGTCCAATCAGTGCTTCCTGTAAGGAATGCAGCATGCCTACAAATCCAACCACGCGCTCACGCAAGTATAGGTGCATATCCGTTGCAACTTGGTCGTTCCGGCTACGGCCTGTATGTAACTTGCCACCTACAGGGCCAATCGTCTCGATCAGGTTTTTCTCAATATTCATGTGGATGTCTTCGTCCGATACGGAGAATTCCACTTCACCCGCACGGATTTTGTGCAGAACGGTGATCAGTCCTTCTTTGATGGTCTCTACATCTTCCGCCGGAAGAATACCACATTTGCCCAGCATCGTCACATGGGCCAGACTTCCTTGAATGTCTTCCTCAGCCAAAGCTTTGTCAAAGTTAATCGATGCCGTATATTCCTCAACCAAATGATTGGTTTGTTTTGTAAAACGTCCTCCCCACAGCTTGCTCACAGTGAGTACTCCCCTTTCGCTCATGGACAAAGCCGCTCCTGCCAGATGTGCAAGAACGGCCTGTCTTGTCAATTATATTAGTGTCGCTCTAGTATGCGGGTTGAAGTTAGTTTTTGTTTTGCTCCACACCGGAGTTTACTTTCAAACGCAGTGCATTCAGGCGGATAAAGCCTGTTGCATCGCCTTGATCGTAAGCTTGCGTTGGATCAGCTTCCATCGTTGCGATGTCCGGATTGTAGAGGCTGACAGGACTTTTCACACCTGCGCCGATGATGTTGCCTTTATACAATTTCACACGAACGGTACCTGTTACGTTCTTCTGGCTTTCAGTCACCAGCGCTTGCAGCGCCAGACGTTCCGGTGCGAACCAGAAACCGTTGTATACCAGTGTGCTGTAACGTGTGATCAGGCTATCACGCAGGTTCATCACTTCACGGTCCATCGTGATGGATTCCATTTTGCGATGAGCAGTGAACAAGATTGTTCCACCTGGTGTTTCGTACACGCCACGGCTCTTCATACCAACAAAACGGTTCTCAACCATATCTACACGACCAATGCCATGTTTGCCACCCAGCTCGTTCAGTTGCTCCATTACTTGCAGCGGGCTCAAGCGCTCACCGTTCAGAGCAACACAGTCGCCTTGTTCGAATTCAAGCTCAACATATTCCGCTTGATCTGGTGCATCTTCAGGTGCACTGCTCAGCAGGAACATATCTTTGTTCTCGTCCGCGCTTGGATCGAACCAAGGATCTTCTAGCACACCGCTCTCATAGCTGATATGCAGCAAGTTACGGTCTGTGGAGTATGGTTTAGCCGCAGATGCCGTTACCGGAATACCATGTTTCTCAGCGTAAGCAATCATCTCCGCACGTCCCGGGAATTGGTTACGGAATTCTTCCAGACGCCAAGGTGCAATGACGTTAATGTCTGGTGTCAGCGCAGCCGCGTTCAACTCAAAGCGAACTTGGTCATTTCCTTTACCCGTAGCGCCGTGAGCGATGGCTGTAGCGCCTTCTGCACGAGCGATATCCACCATGCGTTTAGCGATCAGTGGACGAGCAATACTTGTGCCAAGCAGGTATTGTCCTTCATAGAGGGCACCCGCCTGGAACATCGGATAGATGAAATCTTTTGCGAATTCATCGCGTAGATCGTCAATGTATACTTTGGAAGCGCCTGTTGCCAGTGCTTTTTCCTCCAAGCCATCCAATTCATCCTTTTGTCCGATATCCGCAGTGAAAGCGATAATCTCAGCATCATATGTTTCTTTCAACCATTTCAAAATTACAGATGTGTCCAACCCGCCTGAATACGCGAGCACAATTTTTTCCTTAGCCATGTTCAGTGGTCCTCCCCAAGATCAGTTACTATAAACTTTAATCTATCATCGCGAAATCTGCGCCTAAAATCAACCCATTCAATGAAATAGCAGCTATTCGCTCATTAACGCAGCCATCAATGCTTTCTGTGCATGCAAGCGATTCTC
Coding sequences:
- the argH gene encoding argininosuccinate lyase, which translates into the protein MSKLWGGRFTKQTNHLVEEYTASINFDKALAEEDIQGSLAHVTMLGKCGILPAEDVETIKEGLITVLHKIRAGEVEFSVSDEDIHMNIEKNLIETIGPVGGKLHTGRSRNDQVATDMHLYLRERVVGFVGMLHSLQEALIGQAKDNLDTIVPGYTHLQRAQPILFAHHLMAYVSMFQRDAERLMDSYKRINILPLGAGALAGTTFPIDRHFVAEQLGFDGVYENSLDAVSDRDFIVEFLAAASLIMTHLSRLSEELVLWSSTEFGFVELDDAFCTGSSIMPQKKNPDVPELVRGKTGRVYGNLIGLLTVLKSLPLAYNKDMQEDKEGMFDTVATLEGALQLFAPMIATMTVNKDRMRQAVNQDFSNATDIADFLVGEGLPFRQAHEVIGKTVLYCIQNSKYLLDLTIDEFRQFSPLFDERIYDVLQPEAVVNARNVYGGTASGQVAEAIGRSEKVLEITEQWITNRG
- a CDS encoding argininosuccinate synthase; the protein is MAKEKIVLAYSGGLDTSVILKWLKETYDAEIIAFTADIGQKDELDGLEEKALATGASKVYIDDLRDEFAKDFIYPMFQAGALYEGQYLLGTSIARPLIAKRMVDIARAEGATAIAHGATGKGNDQVRFELNAAALTPDINVIAPWRLEEFRNQFPGRAEMIAYAEKHGIPVTASAAKPYSTDRNLLHISYESGVLEDPWFDPSADENKDMFLLSSAPEDAPDQAEYVELEFEQGDCVALNGERLSPLQVMEQLNELGGKHGIGRVDMVENRFVGMKSRGVYETPGGTILFTAHRKMESITMDREVMNLRDSLITRYSTLVYNGFWFAPERLALQALVTESQKNVTGTVRVKLYKGNIIGAGVKSPVSLYNPDIATMEADPTQAYDQGDATGFIRLNALRLKVNSGVEQNKN